In Chryseobacterium oranimense, a single window of DNA contains:
- a CDS encoding helix-turn-helix domain-containing protein: MNITEDFLKEIGTKISEIRIKNKQTLDDLEFITGIDSSDINKYEQGKINLTVKTLIKLAQALKIHPKDLMKFDFDFDKYK, encoded by the coding sequence ATGAATATTACTGAAGATTTTTTAAAAGAAATTGGCACTAAAATTTCTGAAATTAGAATTAAAAATAAACAAACATTGGATGACTTAGAATTTATAACTGGTATTGATTCTAGTGATATAAATAAATACGAACAAGGAAAAATAAATCTTACTGTTAAAACTCTAATAAAGCTAGCACAAGCATTGAAAATACATCCTAAAGATTTAATGAAATTTGATTTTGATTTTGACAAATATAAATAA
- a CDS encoding TonB-dependent receptor domain-containing protein, giving the protein MHQKEYTQILLIKSVLKVSIASCFLWAPTLLAQQTIQKITTEKKNASPLSVFQEIEKQTSFRFIYAKNINLDKPLVSLSFKEADINTVLRALQNQTGLSFLVSGSTISVKRENNVTNGKISGTIVELENLQPMAGAAIIVRETGVQSVAGNQGKYELSLPAGSYTLEVSFLGYDKQIVKIESQSGKENVYDITLQGNSSAGKENVIKEVVISGVGKKRAPVAYSSVKQVLEEVKNSSIVISAISSEQINKSADRNAGEVVRKIAGVSVRDDKFIVIRGMNERYNLTYINDNVAPSTEIYSRAFALDLIPTRIIDRILVYKTPSPELLGDMTGGAVKIFTKNAKAVKSFDIEVQQGYREGTTYNEMLTYKGGGTDFLGFDDGTRKLPDVVPRYGDLNKARISQKDYVRGFSPILAYGKKTALPMIQITANYYKSFKLWDRPFSMLSSLSYKNEPLHLEFTRAQNIITYPEIFDSNSNMQIISPTSIGNYSTENQNTENAQISLLQNFSYALSKGHKIEFKNYLLQQGQNATILSTGFNNAGVYENNVIDKNGIEPTVYKRNIILSYTQRFLYNGNFSGVHDFKNERHRLTWNLGYTYNQLSIPDQRQIRMQNLFYNYTLSPIGIAGDFDQNWIPQFRNISPEGESTGGIVELGYISRAWTKNAENLYNFSGDYTFSPSEVVKFKAGTFQQFKRRSVYRRTYTINEGDLNDQGQVITAAIAGDGRYMDFNKIFYRQQDLDKVWSDDYLRDDGSALKVYDRTSGADSYIATEQNNSFYAAVSFTPFSKKIDLYGGIRAENNIQKIGVGVGTENSVGSGGSLVTPILVNLKSLEWLPSVNFSYRPSESWVLRASAGRTLNRPEFKEITPFREVDYLAGQYVSGNPNLVGSTAMNYDARFEYYPKANESGETISLGGFYKNIKNPIERSVISDLSIPNMLSNITFLNADNAKVYGVELDIRKNFSFFGGDFFRNLSIAANAAYIKSEATMVLVVPNIFGDEHPTVKRQLQGQSPYIINAGLYYEKPSSGTKLSVIFNQVGERIYAVGIGQPAHFEENGARNPGQRGSLIELPRQQLDFSFSQRLMTGLQMKIGVQNILNTAIEMAEDSDFNYKYNKRNSETETKVNMNGRPALSINGDFISSSYKPGRVYTLSVVYNF; this is encoded by the coding sequence ATGCATCAAAAAGAATATACACAAATACTTCTTATAAAATCGGTGCTAAAAGTTTCTATTGCTTCCTGTTTTTTATGGGCACCTACGCTTTTAGCACAACAAACCATACAAAAAATCACTACTGAAAAGAAAAATGCTTCCCCTTTAAGTGTTTTTCAGGAAATTGAAAAACAAACTTCCTTCCGGTTTATTTATGCTAAAAATATTAATCTGGACAAACCGTTGGTTTCTCTGTCCTTCAAAGAAGCTGATATCAATACCGTACTGAGAGCGCTGCAAAATCAGACTGGTCTTTCTTTCCTGGTAAGTGGCAGCACAATTTCTGTAAAACGGGAAAATAATGTTACCAATGGTAAAATTTCCGGAACAATTGTAGAGCTGGAAAACCTGCAGCCAATGGCTGGAGCTGCAATTATCGTTAGAGAAACCGGAGTACAGTCAGTTGCCGGTAATCAGGGTAAATATGAACTTTCTCTTCCGGCAGGCAGTTACACATTGGAGGTATCTTTTCTTGGTTATGACAAGCAGATTGTAAAAATAGAAAGCCAAAGCGGAAAAGAAAATGTCTATGACATTACATTACAGGGTAACTCAAGTGCCGGCAAAGAAAACGTAATTAAAGAAGTTGTTATTTCCGGTGTTGGAAAAAAAAGAGCACCGGTTGCCTATTCGTCTGTGAAACAGGTTCTTGAGGAGGTTAAAAATTCATCCATTGTTATTTCCGCAATCTCTTCTGAGCAAATTAATAAATCAGCTGATCGAAATGCAGGTGAGGTGGTGAGAAAAATTGCAGGAGTAAGTGTCAGGGATGATAAGTTTATTGTGATTCGCGGGATGAATGAACGTTATAACCTTACCTATATCAATGATAATGTAGCACCCTCTACAGAAATATATTCACGTGCTTTTGCCCTGGATCTGATCCCGACAAGAATTATCGACAGAATATTGGTTTACAAAACACCGTCTCCTGAACTTTTAGGGGATATGACGGGAGGTGCCGTAAAAATATTCACTAAAAATGCAAAAGCAGTAAAGTCTTTTGATATAGAAGTGCAACAGGGCTATCGTGAAGGTACCACCTATAATGAGATGCTTACCTATAAAGGTGGAGGTACAGATTTTTTAGGATTTGATGACGGAACCCGGAAGCTTCCTGATGTAGTTCCCAGATATGGTGATCTTAATAAAGCAAGAATTAGCCAGAAAGATTATGTGAGAGGTTTCAGCCCCATATTAGCTTATGGGAAGAAGACAGCGTTACCAATGATTCAGATAACGGCCAATTACTATAAAAGCTTCAAATTGTGGGACAGACCGTTTTCTATGCTTAGTTCATTAAGCTACAAAAATGAACCCCTGCATTTGGAATTCACAAGAGCACAGAATATCATAACCTATCCGGAGATCTTTGATTCAAACAGCAATATGCAGATTATTTCTCCTACATCCATAGGGAACTACAGTACAGAAAATCAAAATACGGAAAATGCACAGATAAGCCTGTTGCAGAATTTCTCCTATGCATTAAGCAAAGGACATAAAATTGAATTTAAAAACTACCTGCTACAGCAAGGGCAGAATGCAACCATTCTGAGTACAGGTTTCAATAATGCCGGGGTTTATGAAAATAATGTGATAGATAAAAATGGCATTGAACCTACGGTTTACAAAAGAAATATTATCCTGAGCTATACACAGCGTTTTTTATATAACGGTAACTTTTCTGGGGTCCATGATTTTAAAAATGAAAGACACCGCCTTACATGGAATCTTGGGTATACTTATAACCAACTGTCAATCCCTGATCAAAGACAGATTAGAATGCAGAATTTATTTTATAACTATACCTTGTCACCTATTGGTATTGCAGGGGATTTTGACCAGAACTGGATTCCTCAGTTCAGAAATATAAGCCCTGAAGGAGAATCTACAGGAGGAATAGTAGAATTAGGCTACATTTCGAGAGCATGGACAAAAAATGCGGAGAATCTTTATAATTTTTCAGGTGACTATACATTTTCGCCCAGTGAGGTAGTGAAATTTAAAGCAGGAACATTTCAGCAATTCAAAAGAAGAAGTGTTTATAGAAGAACCTATACGATTAATGAAGGTGACCTTAACGATCAGGGACAGGTAATTACAGCAGCTATTGCGGGTGATGGCCGTTATATGGACTTTAACAAAATATTTTACAGGCAGCAGGACCTTGATAAAGTATGGAGTGATGATTATTTAAGAGATGACGGATCTGCCCTTAAGGTATACGACAGAACTTCCGGAGCTGATTCCTATATTGCCACAGAACAAAACAACAGTTTCTATGCGGCTGTTAGTTTTACACCTTTTAGTAAGAAAATAGATCTTTACGGAGGAATAAGAGCGGAAAATAATATTCAGAAAATCGGGGTAGGGGTTGGAACCGAAAATTCGGTTGGCTCGGGAGGTTCCTTAGTTACCCCTATTTTAGTCAATCTTAAATCCCTGGAGTGGTTGCCGTCAGTTAACTTTTCTTACCGTCCATCAGAAAGCTGGGTGCTAAGAGCCTCTGCAGGAAGAACGTTGAACAGACCCGAATTTAAAGAAATTACCCCTTTTCGGGAAGTTGATTATCTCGCAGGACAATATGTTAGCGGAAACCCGAATTTGGTGGGCTCCACTGCTATGAATTACGATGCCCGTTTTGAATATTATCCCAAAGCGAATGAAAGCGGCGAAACAATCAGCCTGGGAGGCTTTTATAAAAATATTAAAAATCCTATTGAACGGTCTGTAATTTCTGATTTATCTATCCCCAATATGCTATCCAATATAACATTTTTGAATGCGGATAATGCCAAAGTATATGGAGTAGAGCTGGATATCAGGAAAAATTTCAGTTTTTTTGGCGGGGATTTTTTTAGAAACCTTTCTATAGCGGCTAATGCTGCTTATATCAAAAGTGAGGCAACAATGGTTCTTGTAGTTCCTAATATATTCGGTGATGAGCATCCTACCGTTAAGAGGCAGTTGCAGGGGCAGTCGCCATACATCATCAATGCAGGTCTGTATTATGAGAAACCTTCTTCGGGAACTAAACTCAGCGTTATTTTCAATCAGGTGGGAGAGCGTATTTATGCTGTCGGGATTGGTCAGCCTGCCCATTTTGAAGAGAATGGTGCCAGAAATCCGGGACAGCGGGGCAGCCTGATTGAGCTTCCGAGGCAACAACTGGACTTTTCGTTTTCCCAAAGATTGATGACTGGATTACAAATGAAAATAGGTGTTCAGAATATCCTGAATACGGCTATTGAAATGGCTGAAGATTCTGACTTCAATTACAAATATAATAAGCGAAACAGTGAAACAGAAACTAAAGTGAATATGAATGGCAGACCTGCACTATCTATTAATGGAGATTTTATTTCATCCTCATATAAACCGGGTCGCGTATATACTTTAAGTGTTGTGTATAATTTCTAA
- a CDS encoding bacteriocin-like protein: protein MKKFKKLSRENLKAIKGAGNPIVCPAKYYLKCESIYVCDPDQGIYDCLCSCVPIGS, encoded by the coding sequence ATGAAAAAATTCAAAAAACTCTCAAGAGAAAATTTAAAAGCAATTAAGGGTGCTGGTAATCCAATTGTGTGTCCAGCTAAATACTATCTCAAATGTGAATCCATATACGTATGCGATCCAGACCAGGGTATTTACGACTGCTTATGTTCTTGCGTTCCAATTGGCTCTTAA
- a CDS encoding alpha/beta fold hydrolase yields MTSIIKVIKFLGKLILGILILLLFLGICYRLFSSKPVPPGQLVKVNGTNIHVRVEGKKRSLPTVIIESGAHSNTDMVHWIAEGLKDKTRVIRYDRDGKWFSEASNSDHRAPEFYANQLHDLLSKIGEKPPYILVGHSMGGPYTRIFRDLYPNEVKGMVFIDSSHPEQWKRLAQKELVPEGQAKILKIGSILADLGILGVYNKVFSKAPYQGDGLPKEVYARSQSLTNSSGDVYTMFLRENKLTNTVLKRAGEAKKLDSLPVLVFTATEQYKDSQKKQYRKKGIDPEKQVQLWFGMQKELKELSSQGKQIIMNASHASIITKKENADIINKEILFLSENIRKQK; encoded by the coding sequence ATGACATCTATTATAAAGGTAATAAAGTTTTTAGGTAAGCTTATACTTGGAATTCTAATATTATTATTGTTTTTAGGAATTTGCTATCGATTATTTAGCTCAAAACCAGTTCCGCCAGGTCAATTAGTTAAAGTCAACGGAACTAACATCCATGTAAGGGTAGAAGGAAAGAAAAGGTCTTTACCTACAGTCATTATCGAAAGTGGGGCGCATAGTAATACAGACATGGTCCATTGGATTGCTGAAGGCTTAAAAGATAAAACAAGAGTGATAAGATATGATAGAGATGGCAAGTGGTTTAGTGAAGCGAGTAATAGTGATCATCGGGCTCCTGAGTTTTATGCAAATCAGCTTCATGATTTATTATCGAAAATAGGAGAGAAGCCGCCATATATTTTGGTAGGACATTCTATGGGAGGGCCTTATACCAGAATATTTAGAGATCTCTACCCAAATGAAGTGAAAGGAATGGTTTTTATAGATTCAAGCCATCCTGAACAGTGGAAAAGATTAGCACAAAAAGAGTTGGTCCCTGAAGGACAGGCAAAAATATTGAAAATAGGATCTATTCTGGCGGATTTAGGTATTTTAGGTGTTTATAATAAAGTATTTAGTAAAGCACCATATCAGGGCGATGGTTTGCCTAAAGAAGTGTACGCTAGATCACAATCACTTACAAATTCTTCTGGAGATGTTTATACTATGTTCTTAAGAGAGAATAAGCTTACAAATACAGTTCTTAAGCGTGCTGGTGAAGCAAAAAAACTAGATTCGTTGCCTGTATTAGTATTTACTGCCACAGAACAGTATAAAGATTCACAGAAAAAGCAATATAGAAAAAAAGGAATCGATCCTGAAAAGCAAGTTCAGTTATGGTTTGGCATGCAAAAAGAACTAAAAGAACTATCTTCTCAAGGAAAACAAATCATTATGAATGCCAGTCATGCAAGTATAATTACCAAAAAAGAAAATGCAGATATAATAAACAAAGAGATTCTTTTTTTATCTGAAAATATTAGAAAGCAAAAGTAA
- a CDS encoding 5-fold beta-flower protein: MKKTLFICFLLLNLSILYAQTIESGNRSTTGYIQPDGTIENSSRSTVGYIRSDGTIEDKSRSTIGYIKSDGTIENKSRSTVGYVKKDGTIENSSRSTIGYIQDDGTVENSSRSTIGYAKGIRKEWAAVVYFFFKLD, translated from the coding sequence ATGAAAAAGACGCTATTCATCTGTTTTCTTTTATTGAACCTTTCCATTCTATATGCGCAAACTATAGAATCGGGAAACAGGAGTACGACTGGCTACATCCAACCGGACGGAACCATCGAGAACAGCAGCCGTTCCACGGTAGGGTACATCAGGTCCGACGGAACGATCGAGGATAAAAGCCGCTCAACCATCGGTTATATTAAAAGTGACGGAACCATAGAGAATAAAAGCCGTTCTACTGTAGGCTACGTTAAGAAGGATGGCACGATAGAAAACAGCAGCCGTTCCACCATTGGTTACATTCAAGACGATGGAACTGTAGAAAACAGCAGCCGTAGTACTATTGGCTATGCCAAAGGCATCAGAAAAGAGTGGGCGGCGGTAGTGTATTTCTTTTTTAAGTTAGATTGA
- a CDS encoding adenosine kinase has product MKRYFTYILLLGFPFFGGQNKMAGQSTYAQDWKLSEQKNEALAFDADIKLSDAEMTLDKKLFQLRKQVLTEAETQKISLFNSSFNELKPLIETTGLFKIIRTMPKGGLLHSHSGGLADAKWVISAARKYKECYVYDQKDNDRYIFGQLAFFAKENVPAGFVSLDKKLVSDPGFEEELQELLTLKRDKLCTYTDYWVEFEKRFKRINLLLPYRPFFKEYYLKGFQDLAKDHVQHLEIRFIFDELYDFQHGKYPLKTSITDLQDVLKQVHQTNPEFSLKLIYSSFKFLDPESVEKQLETAFELKKEFPDMISGFDLVADEAAGNSIYSFQKDWMKLNELSKKYGVDMPLFLHAGESNSVFNKNILDVSLLNNQRIGHGLNLIYFPATMEEVRKQNKLVEVSPISNQVLGYVSDLRNHPARVLLSNGVQCSINSDDPSVYGYEGLSYDFWVAFMYWELDVKALKKLVFNSVNYSSLNKDQKKEAIVYLNKQWNDFVEKGNKSLN; this is encoded by the coding sequence ATGAAAAGATATTTTACTTATATTTTACTCCTTGGATTTCCTTTTTTCGGCGGTCAGAATAAAATGGCCGGACAATCTACCTATGCTCAGGACTGGAAATTATCCGAACAGAAAAACGAAGCTCTTGCTTTTGATGCAGATATAAAATTATCGGATGCGGAAATGACGTTGGATAAAAAACTGTTTCAGTTGAGAAAACAAGTCCTTACCGAAGCAGAAACACAAAAAATATCCCTGTTCAACAGTTCTTTTAATGAATTAAAACCACTGATTGAAACCACCGGATTGTTCAAAATCATCCGGACGATGCCGAAAGGAGGCTTGCTGCACAGCCACAGCGGAGGGCTTGCGGATGCAAAATGGGTGATTTCGGCGGCAAGAAAATATAAGGAATGTTACGTTTACGATCAGAAAGATAATGACCGGTATATTTTTGGGCAGCTGGCCTTTTTTGCAAAGGAAAATGTTCCGGCAGGATTTGTGAGCCTGGATAAAAAACTGGTTTCGGACCCCGGTTTTGAAGAAGAACTGCAGGAGCTTCTTACCTTGAAAAGAGATAAGCTCTGTACCTATACGGATTACTGGGTGGAGTTTGAGAAACGTTTTAAACGCATCAATCTCCTGCTGCCTTACCGTCCTTTCTTCAAAGAATATTATTTAAAAGGTTTTCAGGATCTGGCCAAAGATCATGTGCAGCATTTGGAGATCAGGTTTATATTCGATGAGCTATACGATTTTCAGCATGGAAAATATCCTTTAAAAACTTCAATTACAGATCTGCAGGACGTTCTTAAGCAAGTCCATCAAACAAATCCGGAATTCAGCTTAAAATTAATTTACTCCAGCTTTAAATTTCTGGATCCGGAGAGTGTGGAAAAACAGCTTGAAACTGCTTTTGAGCTCAAAAAAGAATTCCCGGACATGATTTCGGGTTTTGATCTTGTGGCGGATGAGGCTGCCGGAAACAGCATTTATTCCTTTCAGAAAGACTGGATGAAACTGAATGAGCTTTCTAAAAAATATGGGGTAGACATGCCGCTTTTCCTTCATGCCGGCGAAAGCAATTCTGTTTTCAATAAAAATATCCTGGATGTTTCCTTACTGAATAACCAGCGGATAGGGCATGGGCTTAACCTGATCTATTTCCCGGCCACAATGGAAGAGGTTAGGAAGCAAAACAAACTGGTAGAGGTAAGCCCCATCAGTAACCAGGTTCTGGGCTATGTAAGCGACCTGAGGAACCATCCTGCAAGGGTTTTACTGAGCAACGGCGTGCAGTGCTCCATTAACAGCGACGATCCGTCGGTATATGGTTACGAAGGCCTCAGCTATGATTTTTGGGTAGCTTTTATGTACTGGGAGCTGGACGTGAAGGCACTTAAAAAGCTTGTCTTTAACTCCGTTAATTATTCTTCTCTGAATAAAGACCAGAAAAAGGAAGCTATTGTATATCTGAATAAGCAGTGGAATGATTTTGTTGAAAAAGGGAATAAAAGTCTGAACTAA
- a CDS encoding FecR family protein, with product MIFFIPERITNMTDENNLKERWEQSPENKKLPKEVSLRLWRNIQQNIRTPTFGIYRISWAAAVILLIGGIIFITKINTAANIEVRTAQGEIRLVKLSDGTKVWVNEHSDFSYPEKFSDDERKVQLNGEAFFEVAKDPEHPFIISSDGVKTKVLGTSFTIYARDKKDTYVSVVTGKVNVQKTDTKIETNLLPGEKGNIEQNKNKIIITSVRPQPPVWKHQILDIGDKTLKEVVAELEKKYNKKIEINNGTLANEKLNGVLDLRKSLHENLNILTFTLNANIETNDHVIMIK from the coding sequence GTGATTTTTTTTATACCTGAGCGTATTACCAATATGACAGATGAGAATAATTTAAAAGAGAGATGGGAGCAGTCTCCTGAAAATAAAAAACTCCCTAAAGAAGTTTCACTGCGATTGTGGAGGAATATTCAACAAAATATACGGACTCCAACCTTTGGGATCTATAGGATAAGCTGGGCGGCAGCAGTAATACTACTTATCGGCGGCATCATTTTTATAACTAAAATAAATACAGCTGCGAATATTGAGGTTAGAACGGCCCAGGGGGAAATAAGGCTTGTGAAACTTAGTGATGGCACAAAAGTATGGGTTAATGAGCACTCTGATTTTTCCTATCCTGAAAAATTTTCTGATGACGAAAGGAAGGTGCAATTAAATGGAGAAGCCTTTTTTGAAGTGGCCAAAGATCCGGAACACCCTTTTATTATTTCCTCTGATGGTGTGAAAACTAAGGTTTTGGGTACTTCATTTACTATTTATGCCAGAGACAAAAAAGATACTTATGTAAGTGTTGTAACAGGAAAGGTTAATGTACAGAAGACCGATACCAAAATTGAAACTAATCTTCTTCCCGGTGAAAAAGGGAACATTGAGCAAAATAAAAATAAAATAATTATTACTTCCGTCAGGCCACAACCGCCGGTCTGGAAACATCAGATTTTAGATATCGGTGATAAAACATTGAAGGAAGTTGTAGCGGAACTGGAAAAGAAATATAATAAAAAAATAGAAATTAATAATGGAACATTAGCAAATGAAAAACTCAACGGAGTCCTGGATCTTAGAAAATCCCTTCATGAAAACCTTAACATTTTAACCTTTACCCTTAATGCAAATATCGAGACAAATGACCACGTAATTATGATAAAATAA
- a CDS encoding DUF5689 domain-containing protein has product MKLIKILCIGFLFMILGCERESPLSPSDSIPEYISLYDLQKKGTGTLSSNLISGIVISDRANKNTSPNTVILQEEVILKVPEGEKAVQNFGIKLVFDHEHPFNMGDKIEVDISKLSFTNDQGMMSVKDIPVTKALKLGKGSVRTQFVTIEEVTQNFSKYVYQLISLADGKFNGSGKFTEPLLYEETAGSLPLTILEGATFKNEDYTQNLEMLQGILVKNNDKPNLTIRSKDDVSTTDVVRVVVDNFDKLLPLYNPYDNTNIYSGGFYTNVTQSGQSGNYRFFSMKGGTGADGGFTSPRNYLYLGISDDTSSAYYSMGYFSFKPLKGDFEYLRTITVTFAGSNIGPNDKIIDSEKAVLQNGIYNYTNYYSYYNALQPDNYIQVSLDAYSAPFPIEVVSNKYADTGIWHTITLKLPTKREMILQNVNQDAINAFLSSNVFSVSNMSKPREGAMETSDTATEQGSGYVKNTTTTRFGYNPVIISKIEYGYSK; this is encoded by the coding sequence ATGAAACTAATTAAAATATTATGTATAGGCTTCCTTTTTATGATACTTGGCTGCGAAAGAGAAAGCCCGCTGAGCCCTTCTGACAGTATCCCTGAATATATCAGTCTTTATGATCTGCAAAAAAAAGGCACAGGTACTTTGAGCAGTAACCTGATCTCAGGAATTGTAATATCCGACAGGGCTAATAAGAATACCAGTCCCAATACTGTTATATTACAGGAAGAAGTAATTCTTAAAGTACCGGAAGGTGAAAAAGCGGTACAGAATTTTGGGATAAAGCTGGTATTTGATCATGAACATCCCTTTAATATGGGAGATAAAATAGAAGTGGACATATCCAAACTTTCTTTTACTAATGATCAGGGCATGATGAGTGTTAAAGATATTCCCGTCACCAAAGCATTAAAATTAGGAAAAGGCAGTGTACGTACACAGTTTGTTACTATAGAAGAAGTAACCCAAAACTTCAGCAAATATGTGTATCAGCTGATCTCTTTGGCAGATGGTAAGTTTAACGGATCGGGTAAGTTTACAGAGCCCCTTCTGTATGAGGAAACTGCTGGAAGTCTTCCCCTTACAATCCTTGAAGGAGCCACGTTTAAAAATGAAGATTATACCCAGAATCTGGAAATGCTACAGGGAATACTGGTGAAGAATAATGATAAACCCAACCTTACGATACGCAGTAAAGATGATGTGAGTACTACTGATGTTGTACGGGTTGTGGTTGATAATTTTGATAAATTACTCCCGCTGTATAACCCTTATGATAATACCAATATATATAGTGGCGGATTTTATACTAATGTGACGCAATCTGGTCAGTCTGGTAATTACAGGTTTTTCTCGATGAAGGGAGGAACCGGTGCAGATGGAGGTTTTACCTCTCCAAGGAATTATCTTTATTTAGGAATATCAGATGATACCAGTTCCGCTTATTACAGTATGGGTTACTTTTCTTTTAAACCGCTTAAAGGCGATTTTGAATATCTGAGAACCATTACTGTAACATTTGCCGGAAGTAATATTGGCCCAAATGATAAAATAATTGATTCAGAGAAAGCAGTACTGCAAAACGGGATATACAATTATACCAATTACTACTCTTATTATAATGCATTACAGCCGGATAACTATATTCAGGTAAGTCTGGATGCTTATAGCGCTCCTTTTCCAATAGAAGTGGTTTCGAACAAATATGCGGATACGGGTATTTGGCATACCATAACATTGAAGCTTCCCACCAAACGGGAGATGATATTGCAGAATGTTAACCAGGATGCTATTAATGCTTTTTTAAGTTCTAATGTGTTTTCTGTTTCCAATATGTCCAAGCCGAGAGAAGGGGCTATGGAAACAAGCGATACCGCTACGGAACAGGGAAGTGGCTATGTAAAAAATACCACAACAACCCGGTTTGGCTATAATCCCGTTATTATCTCCAAAATTGAGTATGGATACTCTAAATAA
- a CDS encoding DUF4397 domain-containing protein translates to MVTILFSCKMDEEVTLPTEKEDFRLNIMASSDVFPQEFSSIGLMYLDHIRKDSVQILGTQFPQRPYPSLPVGNDPNVLYTRLTSGNRKMIFTSVKDSILYEAQHNFVRKGTYNMFIADDMVQDSTKIQYRNVFSDDSNLPQNGKIGIKFINLSPDSGEVTISQGMKDGSKKQLAALAFSQSSPYLFLDEQAIVSNGIIPFSFQNSKKKIFIDNGVAFKQGVNYLIILKGFTFPKIKKDAKNKTYYFDKSLTTVSRIVQS, encoded by the coding sequence ATGGTCACCATTTTGTTTTCGTGCAAAATGGATGAAGAAGTGACTTTGCCTACTGAAAAAGAAGACTTTAGGCTTAATATAATGGCGTCGTCGGATGTGTTTCCGCAAGAATTTAGCAGCATAGGTCTTATGTATTTAGATCATATTCGGAAGGATTCTGTCCAGATTTTAGGAACCCAGTTTCCTCAAAGACCTTATCCTTCATTACCTGTAGGAAACGATCCTAATGTGCTCTATACGAGATTAACCTCCGGAAACCGGAAAATGATTTTTACCAGTGTTAAGGACAGCATCCTGTATGAGGCACAGCATAATTTTGTGCGGAAAGGGACTTACAATATGTTTATTGCTGATGATATGGTGCAGGATTCTACTAAAATCCAGTATCGCAATGTTTTTTCCGATGACAGTAATCTGCCGCAGAATGGTAAGATCGGGATAAAGTTTATTAATCTCAGTCCGGATAGCGGAGAGGTTACGATCTCACAAGGTATGAAGGATGGCAGCAAAAAACAGTTGGCTGCATTAGCCTTCTCCCAGTCGTCTCCCTATTTGTTTCTGGATGAGCAGGCAATTGTTTCTAATGGCATTATCCCGTTTAGTTTTCAGAATAGCAAAAAGAAGATCTTTATAGATAATGGTGTTGCTTTTAAACAGGGAGTAAACTATTTAATTATTCTGAAAGGCTTTACATTTCCTAAAATAAAGAAGGATGCAAAAAATAAGACCTATTATTTCGACAAGAGTTTAACAACAGTAAGTCGCATTGTTCAATCTTAA